Sequence from the Malaciobacter pacificus genome:
AAATATAGAAATTAATTTCATAGATAATACTCTTTTTAAAATCATAGCTTCTGGTAAACTAAGTGCAACAACAGCCATCATAAATGATAATGCTGTTCCTAAAAGCATACCTTTTGATGTTAATACTTCAATAAGTGGTAACATACCCGCTGCACTTGAATACATAGGTATTCCCATAATAACAGCTAAAATTGGTGCATACCATACATCTCCACCTGCATATTTTGAAATTAATTCAGAAGGTATATATCCATGAATAAAAGCACCTATTCCAATACCAATAATTACATAGATATAAATTTTCTTTAGAATATCAAAACTATCCCTCCAAGCCTCTTTAGTCCTTTGATTTATTGATATAGTAGTTTCATCACTATTTGAGCTACAACAATTAGCTGGTTTTACATCTAATAAAACCTCTTTTTCTAAATTCATACTGTCAATTACAAGTCCTGCGATAATAGCTATTAATAAAGCACAAGCCATATATAAAAGTGTAATTTTAACTCCAAATAATGAGAATAATAAAGCAATTACAACAGCATCACTTAAAGGAGCAGAAATTAGATATGAAAAAGTTACTCCAAGAGGAATTCTAGCTTGTAAGAAACCTAAAAACAAAGGTATTGCACTACATGAACAAAAGGGAGTTAATATCCCAAAAAATGCTGCAAAAACATGACCTAATAATTTATGTTTTCCACTTAAATAGTCTCTTATTTTTTCAACAGGAAAATAACTTCTTAAAAAAGTCACAATATAAATAATAACAACTAATAAAAACAAGATTTTCACTGTATCATAAATAAAAAAGTGCAAAGCTGAAGTTAAATGACTATCTTTAGTCATACCAAAAATATCATATATTAAATAATCTAAAAGTTTTTCCCAATAATAAAACATCAATTAAATCCTATTCCATATAAACAATAAACAACAATTAAAAGTAAAATTGGTAGTTTATATTTTCTCATTAAAAATACCCCCATTAGTGCAAAAGATAAATCATATATATCAAAAACTGCACTAGGAATAACAATTAAACAAAGTGTAACAAAAAGTATTGCAACAACACTTGCATTTACTCCAACAATAATTCTTGAAACAACTAAATTACTTGAATAACTTTCAAAACTTTTGTAAAAACCAAGTATTAATAAAAAGCCTGGTAAAAATATAGCAATTGTTGCTACAAGACTTCCAACAAAAGGAGAGTTCTCATAAAATATAGCTCCAATGTAACTAGCTATTGTAAACATTGGACCAGGAACTGCTTGGGCTAAAGAATATGCAGTTAAAAAACTATTTTGTTCAATATCTACATTACTACTAATAAGAGGTAATACAACATGCCCTCCACCAAAGACTAAACTTCCTACTTGATAAAAAGAGTTAAATAATTCTAACAAACTATTTTGATTTTCAATAATTGGAAAAACAATTAAAAAAATAAAAAACAAGAAAAGAGGTAAAAAATAAGGTTTTATATATCTTTTCTCATCTTTTTTATTCTCTATCTTTTTTGAAAAAACAAGAGAAAGTAACGCAGATAAAATAATCACAAGTAATTGAATATAAAAACTTTGAAATAGTATTAATATTAATACACTAAATACAAATATTATTCTACTTATTGAGGTTTTACACAAACTATTAAACATCCCTATTGTTGCATCAGCAACCACAATTACTGCAAAAAGTTTAAGCCCATAAATTAATGCAATTACTAAGTTATTTTCAGAATATTGACTTTGAAAAATTGCTGCAAAATATAAAAGTAAAAAAGATGGTATTGTAAAAGCAATAAAAGCAATTATAGCTCCAATTACTCCACCTTTTTTAAGTCCTATTGTAAAACCAACCTGAGAAGAACTAGGTCCTGGTAAAAACTGACTAAGTGCTACTATTTTTGAAAAATCCTCATCACTTAACCAGTTTAATTTTTCAACAAATCTTTTTCTAAAAAAACTAATATGAGCCATTGGCCCACCAAAGCTAAAAAGTCCTAGAACAAAGAATTGCCAAAAAATATTTAACTGTTTCATACTATTTTAATGCTTCAACAACTTTTGGAAGTAAAATCTCTTCAATCTCTTTATATGTCTCTTCAAATGCTTCAAAACCTTTTCCATCTGGGTCTTCAAAACCTACATGAATAACTTTTACAGCTTTTGGAAACATTGGACAAGTCTCATTAGCATGATCACAAACAGTTACTACTAAATCATACTCATTATCAATTACTTTATCTATAGTCTTTGAGTGATACTCTTCCTTCCAAATACCTTTTTCAGTCAATAGTTTTTGAGCATTTGGATTTACTCTACCACTTGCCTTAACTCCACTAGAATCAGAACTTATACCATCAAGTTTTGCATTGATTAATGCTTCTGCGATTATACTTCTACAAGAGTTACCCGTACATAAAATTAAAACTTTTTTATCCATAATATTTTTCCTTTTATTGATTTAAACGCCATTTTAGGGGAAAACCAGATTTTATATGTTGATTTTTTACTAAAGATATAAACTCTAAAACATTTTCTTTTAATTCATTTTTTGAATTTATAACTTTTTCTTTTTTTTCTTCATAAGTTCCATCGCATGCAGGACTTGTAATATTCCAATGAAGTACTCCATCAAGTCCAGGGAAAATTGGACAAGGCTCTTTTTTAGCTTCATCACAAACAGTAATAACATAGTGAAAATGTTTTCCATCTTTGTATAAATCTAATACTTTATTTGTAGTATAAGTTGAGATATCCATATCTTCTGTCTGCTTTAAAACCTCAACTGCCATTGGGTTTAAACTTCCTGGTTCAATTCCAGCACTTTCAACTATAAAATCTTCACCACCAAATTTTCTTAATAAAGCTTCACCAATTTGACTTCTTGTAGTATTATGACTACAAATAAATAAAACATTTGTTTTCAACTATTTCCCCTATATTAAATTTAATCCATCTAATAAAATTTTAAATCCAAGAATTATTAAGATAATTCCACCTAAAAACTCAGCTTTAGATTCTAAAAATCCTCCAAGCTTCTTTCCAATATAAACAGCTATTAAACATAAAACAAAAGTAATTAGTGTTATTAAAATAACTGCATACCAAATGTTAACTTCTCCAAAAGAAAAAGTAATCCCTACTGCTAAAGCATCAATACTAGTTGCTATTGCTAAGAAAAAAAGTGTTTTAGTTTTTAAATCACTTAACTCATCTTCAAAATCATCTTCTTGTGCTTCTTTTATCATTCTATATCCTAAATAAACAAGAATTATAAAAGCAATAAAGTGATCAAAACTATCAACAAAATCTGCAAATAAACTTCCAGCAAAATATCCAATTAAAGGCATAAGCCCTTGAAATATTCCCATAAAAGCAGCTATTTTTAAAGTTGTACCAAAGCTAATATTTTTATATTTACTTCCACTTGCTATACTAACTGCTACACTATCCATAGCTAATGCAATTGCTATTAAAATTAATTCCATAACTACTACTTCTTACACCAATGATAATAAAACTATAAATAATACAGGTGGTGTTATTATAAGTCCAAATTTACTATATTGAGCAAATGATATATTAACACCTTTTTTAGCCAATACATGAAGCCATAATAGCGTAGCTAAGCTACCAAACGGTGTCATTTTTGGTCCTAAGTTACAACCTATAATATTTGCATAAGCTAAGGCTTGATTCATTGACTCGCCCATATTTTGTAAAGCTATATCCATAATCATAACTGTTGGCATATTGTTCATAATTGCAGATAAGAATGCTGATAAAAACCCTGTTCCAATAATTGCAATTGTATCTCCTCTTTGAGCTAAATCATGTAATACTAAAGTTAAATAATCCGTAAGACCTTCGTTTTTTAATCCATAAACAACAATATATAAACCTATACTAAACCAAACTACTTGCCATGGTGCTTCTTTTATAATATGTACAGGTTTTACAGCATTAAATAATTTTGCAATAATTAAAAAGATAATTCCTCCACCTAAAGCAAAAACAGAAACTGGTAAATCATAAGCATCTCCTACAAAATACCCCACTAATAAAACAGCTAAAAATATCCAAGCTAAATAAAACAGTTTTACATTTTTTAAAACACTACTTGGTTCTTTTAATAAAGAAGTGTCAATAGTTTTTGGTATATCTTTTCTTAAAATTAAATATAAAAATATTATTGAAACAAACACACTTACAATATAAGGAATAATCATATTTTGTAAATACTCCATAAATCCAATATCAAAATAGTTTGCTGTTACAATATTTGTAAGGTTTGAAAATACAAAAGGTAAAGATGCACTATCACTTATAAAACCACCTGCAAGTAAAAATGCAATGATTGATTTCATATTTAAATTTAATATTCTCATTTTTGCAAGTAAAATTGGAGTTAAAATAAGTGCCGCCCCATCATTTGCAAATAATGCAGAAACAAAAGCTCCAAGTAAAATAGAATAAATAAACATCAAAGTTCCATTTCCATTTGAAAACTTTGCCATTTTTAAAGCACACCATTCAAAGAAACCAATCTCATCTAAAACCATAGATAAAATAATAATTCCAATAAAAGCTAAAGTGGCATCCCACACAATATCAGTTACAATAAAAACATCATCTAAACTTACAACACCAACAACTAAAGCAACAATTGCTCCAATAACTGCTGTTGTACCAATTTGTAAATTTTTTGGTTGCCAAATAACAAACACTAAAGTTACAATAAAAATTAAACTAGCAATAAACATTTTATTCCTCTGCCATATCCATAATTTCAGGCTTTAAAGTATAAATAAAAGTATCAACTTCAAGCTCATCATATCTCTCAACAGTTACAGGTGTTCGCTCAAACTCATCACCTTCAAACTCATCTAAATAATCCCATTTATCAATTAAATTATCACTATAAAACAAATACCCATGTATTGTGTCATTTCCTGCATCAAGTCTAATTCCAGGATATCCCATACTAGCACTCCAACCTGCATCTATCAATTTTCCTTTGACAGTTGCGGGTACAAATTTTCCAACAATCTCTTCTAATACGTGTCCATTTGGGCAATTTGGCATTAGTGTTCCATATACAAATAGTGTCTCTTTCAATTAATCTTCCTTATTTTCACAAACTTTTTTTAATGATGGTAACTCCATTTGTAGTGTTTCAATCTCTTTTATGCAAGATGTTCTAAACTCATCAAGTGGAAATCTGACACTATAATAAGCCCATCGACCTTGCCTATCAACTCTTAAAAACCCAGCTTCTTTTAGGATTTTTAAATGTCTAGAAAGACGTGATTGAATCATATCAAATGAATTTTCTAAATCACAAACACAACACTTACCATGAATGTTTATAAATTTTAGAAGTTTTACTCTTGTTTCATCATTTAAGGCACTAACTGATTTTAAAAATATATCCATAGTTGTCCTTTGATTTTTTTTGTGATTGTATCAAAAATAAGTTTAATATATCAAGATATGTTGATATATTAATATAAATAAGTTACTAATAGGTTACAAGATAGTGAAAATTCACTATCTTTATTTATACAAGTGGGTCTTCCCCACTCTCCCATGAAGCTAAATATTTCTCAACTAAATGAAAATCTTCACCTTTATGTTCAGTGAAAGTAAGGTATTGATTTTTTTGGATTATCCCAAAATTGTTTTTTACAATATCCATAAATCTAAGAGCTAATTCTCTTCTTTTTTCAATTGTTCGCCCTTCTCTAATATCAAGGTTCATTAAACAAATATCATCTTTAAAATCAGCTCTTCCAATACTAAGACTATACTTATCATATTCTCTAATAGATACTGCTATGTGGTCAGTTCCTGTATCCATAACTTCACTAAAACACTCTCTAATCTCAATTACAAAATTTTCTTTTGTTTCTTTTGCAACTTTTTTATTTATTTCAAACTGTAGATGTGGCATAACTTATCCTTTAAATAATTGATAAATTGAACAGAAATCTTCTTCTCCTTTACCCATATCTTTCATTTTAGAAAACAACTCCTTAGGAACTGCTGCACTATATAGTGGCTTTTGCATTTTAAAAGCTAAATCCTGTAATAGATGTAAGTCTTTATTTATTGCATTATTTGAAAAATGTGCTGAGAAATCTTCATCAATTAACTTTTGAGTTTTAGCTTTAAGTACTAGTGATTGACCACCACCAACTCCAAGAATTTCTAAAGCTTTATCTTTTGGTATTTCACAATTCTCAGCCATTGCAGTACACTCTGCAAGTGTTGCCATAAATGAACCTAAACAAAGATTATTAATAAGTTTCATTTTTGTAGCACTTGATGGCGTTTCTAAGTGGAAAATCTCTTTTGCAATTTTTTCTAAAATTGGTTTAACACTTTGGAATACCTCTTTTTTACCAGAACTAACTACTGTTAAAGCACCTTGTAATGCAGGAGCCACGCTACCAAATACTGGATTTTCTAAATAGTTTCCACCCATAGAATTTACTATGTCATGAAATTTTAAAACATCATCATAGTGATTTGTTGTCAAGTCAATGATAGTTTTACCTTTAATTTCATCACATAATAATCCATTTTCCATAGAGAAAATTTGACTAACTGCATTTGAGTCAAACAGACACATAAAAATCACGTCACATTTTGAATATAGTTCTCTTGGAGTTTGAGCTTTTTCGTAAGGTAAATCTTTAATTTTATCTTGATTTCTATTATATACTACAAGCTGCTCACCAACATCATTAAGTCTTGTTGTAATAGCTCTACCTAAATTTCCTAATCCAATAAATCCTATTGCCATAAAATCTCCTTAAAAGTTTATAGCATATTATAAGCAGAAAAAATAAAAAATAGATGATAGTAATATATGAATTATAAACAGATGAGAAAAACTCTCATCCGTAAAGTGTTGTTAGTTTTTAAAGTCAGCTATGATTTTAGCTTTTAATTTATCAATAGTAAATCCGAACTCTTCAAATAAATCACCAGCTGGTCCTGAAGCTCCAAATGTTTCCATACCATATACAAAGTCTGCATATTTGTAGTATTCTAAACCTCTTGCAGCTTCTACAGCAAATACTTTAGTTGAAGGGTCAATAATTTTTGAAACATACTCTTTATCTTGTTCCATTAATAAATCAAAACAAGGTACTGAAACGATATTTGCAAAAATACCTTCATCTTCTAATTTACAAGCTGTTTGTAATGCTAACATTAACTCTGAACCACTTGCCATAATAGTAATATTTGCATTGTCTCTTTTCTTAACTAAGTATGCACCATTTGCTACTTCACCGTAAGCTCTCTCATCTTTTAATACTCGTAAACCTTGTCTTGAACATACAAATGCAGTAGGTGCATTCATTTTAAGTGCTACTTTCCAAGACTCAACATTTTCAGTTGCATCAGCAGGTCTAAATGTATAGAAGTTTGGTAAAGCTCTAAATTGAGATAAATGTTCAATTGGTTGGTGAGTTGGTCCATCTTCACCTACACCAATAGAATCATGTGTCCATACAAAGTGTTGAGGAATACCTGCAAGAGCTGCTATTCTAGCAGATGGTTTTAAGTAATCACTAAATACAAAGAAAGTTGCTGAGTATACTCTAAATAATCCATATAAATTCATTGCATTTGCAATTGCTGCCATTGCGTGTTCTTTGATACCAAAGTGAATATTTCTACCATTTGGGAAATCACCCTCACCTTTTAACTCAGTTTTATTAGATGGTCCTAAGTCTGCACTTCCACCTAAGAATCCAGGAACTGCTGCAGCGATTGCATTTAAGATTTTATGGTTTGAGTCTCTTGTAGCTACACTTGAATCAGCTTCAAAAGTTGGGTACTCAACAGAGTCAAAGTTAGGGTTTTGTAACTCTTCAATTTTTGCTTTAGTTTCTGCACTTAAAGATTCATTCCACTCATTTTCTGCAATAGAACCTTTGATTAATTTATCAAATGCACCTTTTACATCAGCAGGAACAAAGAATTTTTCTTCTGGGTCAAATCCTGCATTTTTCTTAGATGCAGCAATATCATCTTCACCTAATGGAGCACCATGTGAGTGATGGCTTCCTTCCATAGTTGCACTACCTTTTGCAATAGCAGTTTTAGCGATGATTAATACTGGTTTATCACAAGTTTTAGCAGATACTAAAGCTTTATCAATTTGGTCAAAATTATGTCCATCGATTTCAATTACTTCAAAATCAATAGCTTGGAATCTTTTCTTAACATTCTCAGACCATGCAATAGAAGTATCACCTTCAATTGTAATAGAGTTTGAATCATAAATAATTACTAAGTTATCTAAGTTTAAATGACCTGCAGTTGCAGTTGCTTCGTATGAAATACCCTCTTGTAAATCTCCATCTCCACATAAACAGTAAACTTTGTGATTGATTACATCTTTTCCTAAAGTGTTTTGAGCATATTTAGCAGCTGCAGCAAAACCAACAGCATTTGCAATACCTTGACCTAAAGGACCAGTAGTTATTTCAATACCATGAGTATGTCCATACTCTGGATGACCTGGAGTTTTAGAGTGAGTTTGTCTGAAGTTTTTCATATCATTAATTGACACATCAAATCCCCAAAGGTGTAATAAAGAATACACTAATCCCGTAGCATGACCACCTGAGAATACTAGTCTATCTCTATTTAACCATTTTTCATTTGCTGGGTTTAAATTTAAGTGATTACTTAATACTGTTGCAATATCAGCAAGTCCCATAGGCGCACCTGGGTGTCCTGAGTTTGCTTTTTGAACCATATCTGCTGCTAAGAATCTGATTGTATCAGCTTGTTTTTGTAGTAATTGTTTTGGCATAATAATCCTATTTTCTAATGAAGTTTTTGTGATTTTTTGGATTATATCTAAAATTGATTAAATACAATATGAAGTGTTTTTAATATTATATTTTAGGGATTGAAATAGTAAATAATGCACCTTTTGCTGTATTTTCTACTTGCAACTTTCCATTCATGTTATTTTCAATTATTAATTTAGACATAAAAAGTCCAATTCCTGAACCATTTATTTTTTCATAAGTAAAAAAAGGGTCAAATACTTTTTCAATGGGAGTAGTTTTTATACCTCCACCATTATCCTCAATTGTAGTAATAATATTCTTCTCTTTTTCATAAATTGAAATCTTTATATAAGGATTTTCTACATTTCGTTGAACTAATATATCTTTTGCATTATTAATTATATTAATCAAAACTTGTGAATACTCATTTTTAAATCCAACTAAAGTAGGGTTTTTTTGAATTATAATATCAAGTTTTATATCATGTGCTTTTAATCCACCACTAATAATATTAATGGTTGAATTTATTTGATCAAGTAATTTAAACTCTATTTTTTCTTTATCTTTTACAAAAAAATCTCTAAAATCATCAATAGTATTAGACATATATTTAGTAATATCATTTAGTTTTTTAATAGATTCTAATAACTCTTCATTATCAAGGGGAATTTCAAGATTTAATTTTGCTTCAATTGGTAAGAATAAAGAATTGATTTCCATTAATGGTTGTCTCCATTGATGTGAAATATTTCCTAACATTTCACCAAGAGCTGCCATTTTACTTTGTTGAAAAAGAAGTTTATCTTTTTCTCTATTTTTTTGTAATTCTTGCTCTATTCTTTTTTCAAGCTCTTTATTATGCTCTTCTAATTGTAAGAAATCTTCTAATTGTGTTTGTCTCATATTGTAAGTTTATCACAAAAGATATAAATAGGAGAAGGTTCTCCTATTTATTAAATATTTGTATCAATGTCATCTTCAATTAGTAATTTAATTGTTGAATTAGCACCTGTTCCATTAAATACATTATAGTTAACACCATCAACCTCTTGATTTCCTGCATTTGTCCACTCACTTGAATCAAGATCAATAGTATCTTCTAAATCACCTCTAATAATTAGCTGACTATCCCCATCAACTAAATCAACAACATCTGATAAATCAATATTTAATGTTTGTCCTTGATTATCAGTTATATCAACTTCTTCAAATCCATCTTTGTTTGTAAGAGCTGTACTTAAATCAATTAATTCATTATCATTTAAATCAATTTGTAATTTATCTACCCCAGTTCCTGCATCAACTATATCATTTGCGTCATAAACAATAACATCATCTCCATCTCCTGCATTGATGTAATCACTTCCCTCTTTTCCATCTATATACTCATTTGCAGATGTACCATTAATGTTATCATCTAATGAAGTACCTTCAATTCCAAGATTTGCATTTATATCCACAGTAGAGATAATATTATTACTTGAATCTAAAACATTCATAGTAGCATTTATATTATTTATTTCTGTAGATGTTAATTCATGATCACTAACTAATGTAACAGATAGAGTCTCACCATCACTATCAATACTTATAGTATATGTTTCATTTGTATTTTTTACTATTGAAGAACTCTCTTCAATTGAGACTCCAGTTGGTAAATTTGATAATGTAATACTAGACAGTGTTTCCAAGCCTGTGACTTTAAATAAACTAGCTTGCAGTGTCAATGGATACTCATAATTTACTGATGAAGATGCAATTACAATACTTGCTAAAGAAATTGTTTGAGTTGAATCAGTTCCTTCAAATGCAATTGTTTCAGCATCAGTAACTTTTGTTGTGTATCCTGTTGCTATGTGAGTAACAAATACATCACCACTATTATTTTGAGTAACAGTATATTCTGATTGAGAACCTTTAAAAGTAACTGTATCATTACCACTTCCGGCATTTATCTCATCCCAACCATATCCAGCTGTAATATTATCATCTCCATCACCAGCATTGATTGTAGCATAACTATCAATAAGGTCAGCATTACCAATATTTAATGTATCGTTTCCACTTCCTAAATCAACATAGTCAAAATTATCACCAGCTGTTACATTATCATTTCCATAACTTGCATTGATTGTAGCATAAGAAGATGAATTAGCATCACCTGCAACTAAAATATCATCTCCACTTCCTAAGTCAATTACACCAACATTGTTTCCAACTTGAACTTGGTCATTATCATCACCAGTGTTTACAGTATCCCAGTTATCACCAGCTACAATAGTATCATCACCATCATCTCCATAAATAGATGTAGAAGCAGAAGCATTTGCATCACCAATTTTTAAGGTATCATCACCACTTCCAAGATTAACTGTACTTGTACCATCACCAGCTTCAACTCTGTCGTTGTTTCTTCCTGTATCAATAGAATCCCAATCATTTCCAACTACTACTGTATCATTTCCATCATCAGTTTGAATTGTTGTGTATGAATTTGCATCTGCATTTCCTGCAAGTAAAGTATCATCTCCACTTCCTGTACTAATTTCTTTTGAACCTTCTCCAAGCTCAATAGTATCATTACCATTACCTGTTTGTACTTTATCCCAACCATCACCAGCTACAATATTATCTACACCAGTTCCTGATAAAATTGAACTATATGATGAAGCATCTGCTGTTCCTATATTTAAAGTGTTGTCTCCATTTCCTAAATC
This genomic interval carries:
- a CDS encoding permease gives rise to the protein MFYYWEKLLDYLIYDIFGMTKDSHLTSALHFFIYDTVKILFLLVVIIYIVTFLRSYFPVEKIRDYLSGKHKLLGHVFAAFFGILTPFCSCSAIPLFLGFLQARIPLGVTFSYLISAPLSDAVVIALLFSLFGVKITLLYMACALLIAIIAGLVIDSMNLEKEVLLDVKPANCCSSNSDETTISINQRTKEAWRDSFDILKKIYIYVIIGIGIGAFIHGYIPSELISKYAGGDVWYAPILAVIMGIPMYSSAAGMLPLIEVLTSKGMLLGTALSFMMAVVALSLPEAMILKRVLSMKLISIFFGTVGFAILLVGFIFNAIL
- the chrA gene encoding chromate efflux transporter — its product is MKQLNIFWQFFVLGLFSFGGPMAHISFFRKRFVEKLNWLSDEDFSKIVALSQFLPGPSSSQVGFTIGLKKGGVIGAIIAFIAFTIPSFLLLYFAAIFQSQYSENNLVIALIYGLKLFAVIVVADATIGMFNSLCKTSISRIIFVFSVLILILFQSFYIQLLVIILSALLSLVFSKKIENKKDEKRYIKPYFLPLFLFFIFLIVFPIIENQNSLLELFNSFYQVGSLVFGGGHVVLPLISSNVDIEQNSFLTAYSLAQAVPGPMFTIASYIGAIFYENSPFVGSLVATIAIFLPGFLLILGFYKSFESYSSNLVVSRIIVGVNASVVAILFVTLCLIVIPSAVFDIYDLSFALMGVFLMRKYKLPILLLIVVYCLYGIGFN
- a CDS encoding arsenate reductase ArsC produces the protein MDKKVLILCTGNSCRSIIAEALINAKLDGISSDSSGVKASGRVNPNAQKLLTEKGIWKEEYHSKTIDKVIDNEYDLVVTVCDHANETCPMFPKAVKVIHVGFEDPDGKGFEAFEETYKEIEEILLPKVVEALK
- a CDS encoding arsenate reductase ArsC, producing the protein MKTNVLFICSHNTTRSQIGEALLRKFGGEDFIVESAGIEPGSLNPMAVEVLKQTEDMDISTYTTNKVLDLYKDGKHFHYVITVCDEAKKEPCPIFPGLDGVLHWNITSPACDGTYEEKKEKVINSKNELKENVLEFISLVKNQHIKSGFPLKWRLNQ
- a CDS encoding manganese efflux pump MntP family protein; protein product: MELILIAIALAMDSVAVSIASGSKYKNISFGTTLKIAAFMGIFQGLMPLIGYFAGSLFADFVDSFDHFIAFIILVYLGYRMIKEAQEDDFEDELSDLKTKTLFFLAIATSIDALAVGITFSFGEVNIWYAVILITLITFVLCLIAVYIGKKLGGFLESKAEFLGGIILIILGFKILLDGLNLI
- a CDS encoding arsenic transporter, translated to MFIASLIFIVTLVFVIWQPKNLQIGTTAVIGAIVALVVGVVSLDDVFIVTDIVWDATLAFIGIIILSMVLDEIGFFEWCALKMAKFSNGNGTLMFIYSILLGAFVSALFANDGAALILTPILLAKMRILNLNMKSIIAFLLAGGFISDSASLPFVFSNLTNIVTANYFDIGFMEYLQNMIIPYIVSVFVSIIFLYLILRKDIPKTIDTSLLKEPSSVLKNVKLFYLAWIFLAVLLVGYFVGDAYDLPVSVFALGGGIIFLIIAKLFNAVKPVHIIKEAPWQVVWFSIGLYIVVYGLKNEGLTDYLTLVLHDLAQRGDTIAIIGTGFLSAFLSAIMNNMPTVMIMDIALQNMGESMNQALAYANIIGCNLGPKMTPFGSLATLLWLHVLAKKGVNISFAQYSKFGLIITPPVLFIVLLSLV
- a CDS encoding gamma-glutamylcyclotransferase family protein, translating into MKETLFVYGTLMPNCPNGHVLEEIVGKFVPATVKGKLIDAGWSASMGYPGIRLDAGNDTIHGYLFYSDNLIDKWDYLDEFEGDEFERTPVTVERYDELEVDTFIYTLKPEIMDMAEE
- a CDS encoding metalloregulator ArsR/SmtB family transcription factor, which gives rise to MDIFLKSVSALNDETRVKLLKFINIHGKCCVCDLENSFDMIQSRLSRHLKILKEAGFLRVDRQGRWAYYSVRFPLDEFRTSCIKEIETLQMELPSLKKVCENKED
- a CDS encoding tautomerase family protein, whose translation is MPHLQFEINKKVAKETKENFVIEIRECFSEVMDTGTDHIAVSIREYDKYSLSIGRADFKDDICLMNLDIREGRTIEKRRELALRFMDIVKNNFGIIQKNQYLTFTEHKGEDFHLVEKYLASWESGEDPLV
- a CDS encoding NAD(P)-dependent oxidoreductase; the protein is MAIGFIGLGNLGRAITTRLNDVGEQLVVYNRNQDKIKDLPYEKAQTPRELYSKCDVIFMCLFDSNAVSQIFSMENGLLCDEIKGKTIIDLTTNHYDDVLKFHDIVNSMGGNYLENPVFGSVAPALQGALTVVSSGKKEVFQSVKPILEKIAKEIFHLETPSSATKMKLINNLCLGSFMATLAECTAMAENCEIPKDKALEILGVGGGQSLVLKAKTQKLIDEDFSAHFSNNAINKDLHLLQDLAFKMQKPLYSAAVPKELFSKMKDMGKGEEDFCSIYQLFKG
- the tkt gene encoding transketolase is translated as MPKQLLQKQADTIRFLAADMVQKANSGHPGAPMGLADIATVLSNHLNLNPANEKWLNRDRLVFSGGHATGLVYSLLHLWGFDVSINDMKNFRQTHSKTPGHPEYGHTHGIEITTGPLGQGIANAVGFAAAAKYAQNTLGKDVINHKVYCLCGDGDLQEGISYEATATAGHLNLDNLVIIYDSNSITIEGDTSIAWSENVKKRFQAIDFEVIEIDGHNFDQIDKALVSAKTCDKPVLIIAKTAIAKGSATMEGSHHSHGAPLGEDDIAASKKNAGFDPEEKFFVPADVKGAFDKLIKGSIAENEWNESLSAETKAKIEELQNPNFDSVEYPTFEADSSVATRDSNHKILNAIAAAVPGFLGGSADLGPSNKTELKGEGDFPNGRNIHFGIKEHAMAAIANAMNLYGLFRVYSATFFVFSDYLKPSARIAALAGIPQHFVWTHDSIGVGEDGPTHQPIEHLSQFRALPNFYTFRPADATENVESWKVALKMNAPTAFVCSRQGLRVLKDERAYGEVANGAYLVKKRDNANITIMASGSELMLALQTACKLEDEGIFANIVSVPCFDLLMEQDKEYVSKIIDPSTKVFAVEAARGLEYYKYADFVYGMETFGASGPAGDLFEEFGFTIDKLKAKIIADFKN
- a CDS encoding sensor histidine kinase; translated protein: MRQTQLEDFLQLEEHNKELEKRIEQELQKNREKDKLLFQQSKMAALGEMLGNISHQWRQPLMEINSLFLPIEAKLNLEIPLDNEELLESIKKLNDITKYMSNTIDDFRDFFVKDKEKIEFKLLDQINSTINIISGGLKAHDIKLDIIIQKNPTLVGFKNEYSQVLINIINNAKDILVQRNVENPYIKISIYEKEKNIITTIEDNGGGIKTTPIEKVFDPFFTYEKINGSGIGLFMSKLIIENNMNGKLQVENTAKGALFTISIPKI